The sequence below is a genomic window from Deltaproteobacteria bacterium.
TGAACCGGCTGCTCAAGAACTTTCAGGCTATGGAATCGATGATGAAAAAGCTCACGAAAAAGGGCATGAAAAGCCTCAAAAGGGGCGGCTTTCCCTTCATGTAGCGGCTGAATTTGGTGCACCGGCAACCAAAATTGTGATAAGTTATAAGGTAAACTAACCGGAGGAATGTGCGCATATGGCTGTGAGAATCAGGCTGGCAAGGCACGGGAGGAAGAAGAAGCCCTTTTACAAGATGGTCGTGGTATTTTCCGAATCACCCAGAGACGGCAGGTTCATCGAGAACGTGGGAACGTACAACCCGATGGTGGATCCTCCAGAAATTACCATCAAAGAGGACAAGATCATATCCTGGCTGAAGAAGGGAGCGAAGCCGTCAGATACGGTGAGGAGCCTCCTGAGGAAAAAGGGCGTCTGGGCAAAATTTATGGAGATGAAGAAGGAAAAGGATTCTGCAGCGTAAAGCGCGCACCTTCGCCTGGAGACTGAACCCGTTCTGTGGAACCCATGGAGAAGGAACTGATGCGGAGGTGAGAGAGATGAAAGACTTAATCGAAACGATCGCCAAGGCTCTCGTTGATCATCCAGATGAGGTAGAGGTGAGTGAGGTGGAGGGAGAAAAAACCTCCGTTCTCGAGTTAAAGGTAGCCAAGGAGGACCTCGGTAAGGTTATAGGGAAGCAGGGCCGCACTGCACGGGCTATAAGGACGATTTTGAGCGCGGCTTCCACCAAGATAAAGAAGAGGTCTGTCCTCGAAATCATCGAATAATGCGTGTAACCGGTGACGATTTGTT
It includes:
- the rpsP gene encoding 30S ribosomal protein S16, with protein sequence MAVRIRLARHGRKKKPFYKMVVVFSESPRDGRFIENVGTYNPMVDPPEITIKEDKIISWLKKGAKPSDTVRSLLRKKGVWAKFMEMKKEKDSAA
- a CDS encoding KH domain-containing protein, translated to MKDLIETIAKALVDHPDEVEVSEVEGEKTSVLELKVAKEDLGKVIGKQGRTARAIRTILSAASTKIKKRSVLEIIE